In a single window of the Bacillus clarus genome:
- a CDS encoding helix-turn-helix domain-containing protein, whose product MNNSIDLQHLCDLVHNAFHVPIHILSTDKKILYHSTSDDVCSPFYSSKEEHLSDIYQENDPYNLPLFRSNSYLENFVLIHIENHDYIKGTIIIGPTIHPKESDDMTIKLRKEFNSNDKIQERLAYYQRLPEIKKTTLIDMGILLHYMIFNEKLDVGIVLEKNKLLEEVPYKIVKPDLYILKRRQNNPKTHNMALVHNYFLAIKEGNKEKLLQYMYAIPKEDDGIVLAADPIRNQKILGTIAITLATRYAIDGNLPSDIAFSLSFLYIQTMEQLDSVDSVKRLSGDALRTFADRVKEYNAQKYSNAITTCMNHISKNIYDGISLNELADHLGITPTYLSKLFKKEMGIPLSEYIQKVRVEEAKKLLTLTTYPLSDICAWLNFNDQSYFTRVFKKSTNMTPRQYREKYTVI is encoded by the coding sequence ATGAATAATTCCATCGACTTACAGCACTTGTGTGATCTCGTACATAACGCCTTTCATGTACCTATTCATATTTTATCTACAGACAAAAAAATCTTATATCATTCTACTTCTGATGATGTTTGTAGTCCTTTTTATTCTTCTAAAGAAGAACATCTTAGTGACATTTATCAAGAAAATGATCCCTATAACTTGCCACTTTTCAGAAGTAACAGTTATCTTGAAAATTTCGTCCTGATTCATATAGAAAATCATGATTATATAAAAGGAACTATTATAATCGGTCCCACTATACATCCAAAAGAATCAGATGATATGACCATTAAACTTCGAAAAGAATTTAACTCAAATGATAAAATTCAAGAAAGACTAGCCTATTATCAGCGCCTACCTGAGATTAAAAAAACTACTTTAATTGATATGGGAATTTTATTACATTACATGATTTTCAATGAAAAGTTAGATGTAGGTATCGTTTTAGAAAAAAATAAATTGCTAGAGGAAGTTCCCTATAAAATTGTGAAACCTGATTTATATATTTTAAAACGCCGACAAAATAATCCTAAAACTCACAACATGGCATTAGTACATAATTATTTTTTAGCAATCAAAGAAGGAAATAAAGAAAAGTTATTACAATATATGTATGCAATTCCAAAAGAAGATGATGGAATTGTTTTAGCAGCAGATCCAATCAGAAACCAAAAGATTCTTGGAACTATTGCGATTACTCTAGCTACTCGATATGCGATAGATGGTAACCTTCCATCAGATATTGCTTTTTCTCTTAGTTTTTTGTATATACAAACCATGGAACAACTAGATAGCGTAGACTCTGTAAAGCGATTGTCAGGAGACGCTTTACGTACTTTTGCAGATCGTGTGAAAGAATACAATGCGCAAAAGTATTCAAATGCGATTACTACATGTATGAATCATATTAGTAAAAATATTTACGATGGAATATCTCTCAATGAACTCGCTGATCATTTGGGTATTACCCCCACTTATTTATCTAAACTATTTAAAAAAGAAATGGGAATTCCTTTAAGTGAATATATTCAAAAGGTACGAGTGGAAGAAGCAAAAAAATTATTAACACTCACTACATATCCATTATCAGATATTTGTGCTTGGCTTAACTTTAATGACCAAAGTTATTTTACAAGGGTTTTCAAAAAATCCACTAATATGACTCCTAGACAGTATCGTGAAAAATATACCGTAATATAA
- a CDS encoding LPXTG cell wall anchor domain-containing protein: MNEITAVAKKPGSEKESEPVKLLPSTGGQLSAAPYAGGLLIIIGLLFMLRSKRKYN, translated from the coding sequence TTGAATGAAATCACAGCAGTAGCGAAGAAGCCTGGAAGCGAGAAAGAAAGCGAGCCAGTGAAACTGTTACCAAGTACAGGTGGTCAATTATCAGCGGCACCATACGCAGGTGGATTACTTATTATAATTGGTTTACTGTTCATGCTTAGAAGTAAAAGAAAATATAACTAG
- a CDS encoding ABC transporter permease, with product MSIETLWSTRFQQHLQNVITYFARMISGLLYSFIFISCVGAYYYAKFLKTSPSKGFALLLITTILTIIITRCPIRTFIQKPDAVYLLALEEKLTSYFKQSLLFNYVVQLFPLLFTFLIIVPLAMQSLQVTVPFLCTIFTILIMLKGWNIYIHWIWRDNHEKNIWLIIRAFCNVLMIYMLFYSANVIVLGGLLLLLAFLLLYTIKQPTKRIGWEYIIEQEEKMDIRFYQFANFFTDVPQLKKQVKQRKWLTSWIEPILHKKRATFFYLNMLSFLRANDYFGIYIRLSIIGSFIIYFIPNIYVKGAITYCIIYMTAMQLHSLWKYFSGNIIVALYPIHTDERTNQFLSLIFTITSIQLAIFSVFILIATVQLLHVFIIIIIGILWIQFIIIPKTKKRISSL from the coding sequence ATGTCAATTGAAACACTATGGAGTACTCGTTTCCAACAACATCTTCAAAATGTCATCACGTACTTTGCACGTATGATTAGTGGTTTATTATATAGCTTCATCTTTATCTCATGTGTGGGCGCATATTATTACGCGAAGTTTCTCAAAACATCTCCTTCTAAAGGATTCGCATTATTATTAATTACAACTATCCTTACAATTATTATAACGAGATGTCCAATTCGCACATTTATTCAAAAACCTGACGCTGTCTATTTGCTAGCACTAGAAGAGAAATTAACATCTTATTTTAAACAATCTCTTCTATTTAATTATGTCGTTCAGCTTTTTCCATTGCTATTTACTTTCCTTATTATCGTGCCGCTTGCCATGCAATCATTACAAGTAACTGTACCTTTTTTATGTACAATCTTTACTATTTTAATAATGCTAAAAGGCTGGAACATATACATACATTGGATATGGCGTGATAATCATGAAAAAAACATTTGGCTTATCATACGAGCCTTTTGTAATGTGCTTATGATTTACATGCTGTTTTATTCTGCAAATGTTATTGTATTAGGCGGCTTACTCTTACTCCTTGCTTTTCTACTCCTATATACAATAAAACAGCCGACGAAACGAATCGGCTGGGAATATATAATCGAGCAAGAAGAAAAAATGGACATACGCTTTTATCAATTCGCTAACTTTTTCACAGATGTCCCGCAGCTAAAAAAACAAGTAAAACAAAGAAAGTGGCTCACCAGTTGGATCGAGCCTATATTACATAAAAAACGAGCAACTTTCTTCTATTTAAATATGTTATCGTTTTTACGTGCGAATGATTATTTCGGTATATATATTCGCTTGAGCATTATCGGTTCCTTCATCATATATTTCATACCGAATATATATGTAAAAGGCGCTATCACTTACTGCATTATATATATGACAGCTATGCAGCTTCATTCTCTGTGGAAATATTTTTCGGGAAATATTATTGTGGCATTGTATCCGATTCATACTGACGAAAGAACGAATCAATTTCTTAGCCTAATTTTCACAATAACAAGCATTCAATTAGCTATATTCTCGGTTTTCATACTCATTGCTACAGTACAATTATTACATGTTTTTATCATTATAATAATCGGGATACTATGGATTCAATTTATTATCATACCAAAAACGAAGAAAAGGATTTCTTCTTTATAG
- a CDS encoding amino acid permease, whose translation MQQKKWGFWVLTAFVVGNMVGAGIFMVPSTLAQTASPLGVTLAWLTTGFGVLMLALVFGNLAIRRPDLTTGPQSHAYALFSSPKKKKMAGFSMVWGYWVANWASNVAIITSFAGYLSLFFPIMKDTRLLFSIGSFNIEVGKLITFTICSFLLWGTHLILTNGVNGAGKLNFLATTTKVTGFLLFIVVTLFAFQASKFGQWYTPMIDKEGVSHGLLSQVNLAALTTLWAFIGIESAVLLSNRAVSPKTVKRATVAGLLLTVAIYLGITILTMGVLHVDKLQASERPLADALNAAMGHGGGKLMALLALTSLFGSILGWILLSSEVPYQAAKEGFFPSFFAKTNKKGSPIHSLRLTNIMSQVFLFSTLSGTIAEAYTFVITVSTLAYLIPYLVSPIFQLKLVATGETYKNELGSRIMDGVVAVIALCYALWVIKTGSSDIKTFLLGIGLFVIGFAFYPLMNRDKKKNKQNKNEQVA comes from the coding sequence ATGCAACAAAAAAAATGGGGCTTTTGGGTACTAACAGCATTCGTTGTCGGTAACATGGTTGGCGCTGGTATTTTCATGGTGCCAAGTACGTTAGCACAAACAGCGAGCCCTCTCGGTGTCACTTTAGCTTGGTTAACAACAGGGTTTGGTGTTTTAATGTTAGCTCTTGTTTTCGGTAATTTAGCAATTCGTCGTCCTGATTTAACGACAGGACCACAAAGTCATGCATACGCATTATTCTCATCACCAAAAAAGAAAAAAATGGCTGGTTTCAGCATGGTTTGGGGCTATTGGGTCGCAAACTGGGCAAGTAACGTTGCCATCATTACATCTTTCGCGGGATATTTATCACTCTTCTTCCCGATTATGAAAGATACACGCCTATTATTTTCAATTGGCTCTTTCAATATAGAAGTTGGAAAACTAATTACATTTACTATTTGTTCCTTCTTACTATGGGGCACTCATTTAATTTTAACAAACGGTGTAAACGGAGCTGGAAAATTAAACTTCCTTGCAACAACAACGAAAGTAACTGGATTCCTATTATTCATCGTTGTTACTTTATTTGCATTCCAAGCTTCAAAATTCGGACAATGGTACACACCAATGATCGATAAAGAAGGCGTATCACATGGCCTCCTTTCACAAGTAAACTTAGCTGCTCTTACAACGCTTTGGGCATTTATCGGCATTGAATCAGCCGTTCTTTTATCAAACCGAGCTGTTTCTCCAAAAACGGTAAAACGTGCAACTGTTGCTGGCTTATTACTAACTGTTGCAATTTACTTAGGCATTACAATTTTAACAATGGGTGTACTTCACGTTGATAAATTACAAGCTTCTGAACGTCCATTAGCAGACGCATTAAATGCTGCAATGGGTCACGGCGGCGGGAAACTTATGGCATTACTTGCCCTTACTTCCCTATTCGGTTCCATATTAGGCTGGATTTTATTAAGCTCAGAAGTACCTTATCAAGCAGCAAAAGAAGGTTTCTTCCCTTCCTTCTTCGCAAAAACAAACAAAAAAGGAAGTCCAATTCATTCACTACGATTAACAAACATTATGTCGCAAGTGTTCTTATTCTCAACATTATCAGGAACGATTGCAGAAGCTTATACATTCGTTATTACAGTATCAACTTTAGCCTACCTCATTCCTTATCTCGTTTCACCAATCTTCCAATTAAAACTGGTCGCAACTGGTGAAACATATAAAAATGAATTAGGATCCCGAATTATGGATGGCGTAGTTGCAGTTATCGCGCTTTGCTATGCACTATGGGTTATTAAAACAGGCTCATCCGATATAAAAACATTCCTTCTCGGAATTGGCTTATTCGTAATTGGTTTTGCCTTCTATCCATTAATGAATCGTGATAAGAAAAAAAATAAACAAAACAAAAACGAGCAAGTTGCTTAA
- the gapN gene encoding NADP-dependent glyceraldehyde-3-phosphate dehydrogenase: MTTSNTYKFYLNGEWRESSSGETIDIPSPYLHEVIGQVQAITRGEVDEAIASAKEAQKSWAEASLQDRAKYLYKWADELVNMQDEIADVIMKEVGKGYKDAKKEVVRTADLIRYTVDEALHMHGESMMGDSFPGGSKSKLAIIQRAPRGIVLAIAPFNYPVNLSAAKLAPALIMGNAVIFKPATQGAISGIKMVEALHKAGLPKGLVNVATGRGSVIGDYLVEHPGVNMVSFTGGTNTGAHLAKKAAMIPLVLELGGKDPGIVREDADLQEAAKHIVSGAFSYSGQRCTAIKRVLVHENVADELVGLLKEQVAELSVGSPEQDSTIVPLIDDKSADFVQGLVDDAAEKGATIVIGNKRERNLIYPTLIDHVTEDMKVAWEEPFGPILPIIRVSSDEEAIEIANKSEFGLQASVFTKDINKAFAIANKIDTGSVQINGRTERGPDHFPFIGVKGSGMGAQGIRKSLESMTREKVTVLNLV, from the coding sequence ATGACGACTAGCAATACGTACAAATTTTATTTAAATGGAGAATGGAGAGAAAGCTCTTCTGGAGAAACAATCGACATTCCATCTCCATACTTACACGAAGTAATTGGTCAAGTACAAGCAATTACTCGCGGCGAAGTAGATGAAGCAATTGCATCTGCAAAAGAAGCTCAAAAATCATGGGCTGAAGCTTCCCTACAAGATCGCGCAAAATATTTATATAAATGGGCTGATGAGCTCGTAAATATGCAAGATGAAATTGCCGATGTTATTATGAAAGAAGTCGGTAAAGGCTATAAAGATGCGAAGAAAGAAGTTGTTCGTACAGCTGATTTAATTCGTTACACAGTTGATGAAGCACTTCATATGCATGGCGAAAGCATGATGGGTGATAGCTTCCCAGGTGGATCTAAATCTAAACTTGCCATCATTCAACGCGCACCACGCGGAATTGTATTAGCAATCGCACCATTTAACTATCCTGTAAACTTATCTGCTGCAAAACTTGCACCAGCACTTATTATGGGTAACGCTGTTATCTTCAAACCAGCAACACAAGGCGCAATCAGTGGTATTAAAATGGTTGAAGCACTTCATAAAGCAGGACTTCCAAAAGGTCTTGTAAACGTAGCAACAGGACGCGGTTCTGTTATTGGTGATTACTTAGTAGAACATCCTGGCGTAAATATGGTATCGTTCACAGGTGGTACAAACACAGGTGCTCACTTAGCGAAAAAAGCTGCTATGATTCCACTTGTATTAGAACTTGGCGGTAAAGACCCTGGTATCGTACGTGAAGATGCTGACTTACAAGAAGCTGCAAAACATATCGTGAGCGGTGCATTCTCTTACTCAGGTCAACGTTGTACAGCTATTAAACGTGTACTTGTACACGAAAATGTAGCGGACGAACTTGTTGGCTTATTAAAAGAGCAAGTAGCGGAACTATCTGTTGGATCTCCAGAACAAGACAGCACAATCGTTCCATTAATCGACGATAAATCTGCTGACTTCGTTCAAGGTTTAGTTGACGACGCTGCTGAAAAAGGTGCAACAATCGTTATCGGTAACAAACGTGAGCGCAACTTAATTTATCCAACATTAATCGACCACGTAACAGAAGACATGAAAGTTGCTTGGGAAGAGCCATTCGGTCCAATCCTTCCAATCATCCGTGTTTCTTCTGATGAAGAGGCGATTGAAATTGCGAACAAATCAGAGTTCGGTTTACAAGCAAGTGTCTTCACAAAAGACATTAACAAAGCATTTGCAATTGCTAACAAAATCGATACGGGTTCTGTTCAAATTAACGGACGCACAGAGCGCGGTCCTGACCACTTCCCATTCATCGGTGTAAAAGGTTCCGGTATGGGCGCACAAGGTATTCGTAAGAGCCTTGAGTCTATGACACGTGAAAAAGTAACTGTATTAAACTTAGTTTAA
- a CDS encoding ABC transporter ATP-binding protein, protein MFSVLQKLRWFFKEHWKRYSIAIGALLIVNIIEVTPPKILGMTIDHIKSGSLTNEEIMQYIWILFGVTIGGYALTFVWQHQLFGGAFVLEKTMRSKFMGHLLKMTPTFYQKNRTGDLMARATNDLKAIAMTAGLGILTLVDSSLYMLTIVCMMGFSISWQLTFAALIPLPIMAYAMNIYGKKLHERFTVAQDAFGDMNDKVLESIAGVRVIRAYVQENADQERFHHLGDDVYEKNMKVARIDALFQPTVKMLVGLSYLIGLVYGAYLVFQSKVTLGELVSFNVYLGMMIWPMFAIGELINVMQRGNASLDRVNETLAYEPDVKDPKNPKVVQEPEYIDFDNVSFSYPSATETNLKKVSFSLKQGETLGIVGKTGSGKTTLVRQLLRQYPLGEGDIAVSDVKLDKISNENVLGWIGYVPQEHILFSKTARENILFGNREASEEELQKAIEIAAFKKDLEFLPEGLETLVGEKGVSLSGGQKQRISIARAVIQNPEILILDDSLSAVDARTEAAIIENIRTERSGKTTIITTHRLSAVQHADWILVMDNGEVIEEGSHNLLVQNGGWYAEQFERQQGESVDSEVKI, encoded by the coding sequence TTGTTTTCAGTATTACAAAAATTAAGATGGTTTTTTAAAGAACATTGGAAGAGATATAGTATCGCGATTGGGGCACTTTTAATTGTAAATATTATTGAGGTCACTCCCCCGAAAATATTAGGAATGACCATTGATCATATTAAATCAGGTTCTTTAACAAATGAGGAAATTATGCAATATATTTGGATTTTATTTGGGGTAACGATAGGTGGTTATGCACTTACCTTCGTTTGGCAACATCAACTTTTTGGCGGTGCGTTCGTACTTGAGAAAACGATGCGTTCTAAGTTTATGGGGCATTTACTCAAAATGACACCGACCTTTTATCAAAAAAATCGTACTGGCGATTTAATGGCAAGAGCGACGAATGATTTAAAAGCAATTGCGATGACAGCTGGTTTAGGTATATTAACACTCGTTGATTCTAGTTTATATATGCTTACGATCGTTTGTATGATGGGCTTTTCAATTAGTTGGCAACTTACATTTGCTGCGCTTATACCGCTTCCAATTATGGCGTATGCAATGAATATATACGGAAAGAAATTACATGAACGATTTACGGTTGCGCAAGATGCTTTCGGAGATATGAACGATAAAGTGCTTGAATCAATTGCGGGTGTACGTGTTATTCGTGCGTATGTACAAGAAAATGCCGATCAAGAAAGGTTTCATCATTTAGGAGATGATGTATACGAGAAAAATATGAAAGTAGCAAGAATCGATGCATTATTCCAGCCAACTGTGAAAATGCTTGTCGGTCTTAGTTATTTAATTGGCTTAGTGTACGGTGCATATCTCGTATTCCAATCAAAAGTGACACTTGGTGAGCTCGTTTCCTTTAACGTATATTTAGGGATGATGATTTGGCCGATGTTTGCAATTGGAGAATTGATTAATGTTATGCAAAGAGGAAATGCTTCGTTAGATCGTGTAAATGAAACGTTAGCTTATGAGCCAGATGTGAAAGATCCAAAGAATCCAAAGGTTGTACAAGAACCGGAATACATTGATTTTGACAATGTTTCTTTCTCATATCCTTCAGCAACTGAAACGAATTTGAAAAAGGTTTCTTTCTCATTAAAACAAGGGGAAACACTTGGGATTGTTGGGAAAACAGGAAGCGGGAAAACGACTCTCGTTCGTCAGCTTCTTCGTCAATATCCACTTGGAGAAGGCGATATCGCGGTTTCTGATGTGAAGCTTGATAAAATTTCAAATGAGAACGTACTCGGATGGATTGGATACGTACCACAAGAGCATATTTTATTTTCAAAAACAGCAAGGGAAAATATTTTATTCGGAAATAGAGAGGCGAGTGAAGAGGAGCTTCAAAAAGCGATTGAAATTGCAGCGTTTAAAAAGGATTTAGAGTTTTTACCAGAAGGCTTAGAAACACTTGTTGGAGAAAAGGGTGTTTCTTTATCTGGTGGACAAAAACAAAGGATTTCAATCGCAAGAGCTGTCATTCAAAATCCAGAAATTTTAATTTTGGATGATTCTTTATCAGCTGTCGATGCTCGTACTGAAGCAGCGATTATTGAAAATATCCGTACGGAAAGAAGCGGAAAAACGACGATTATCACGACGCATCGTTTGTCAGCAGTACAGCATGCGGATTGGATTCTCGTTATGGATAACGGTGAAGTGATTGAAGAAGGTTCACACAATCTGCTTGTGCAAAATGGCGGCTGGTACGCTGAACAGTTTGAAAGGCAGCAAGGTGAAAGTGTGGACAGTGAGGTGAAAATATGA
- a CDS encoding ABC transporter ATP-binding protein, translating into MSVSKRLFQYAMKVKGPIFAAMAMLFVFVIAELAGPFVAKTMIDDHIVGIERPWYETEKSEDTVSYNGAFYKRSDRFEKGEKKGKEVRVMQVGFQYYFIPNKVNLEGSRSVKDNMITVQSGKAVQVYKAKPLTKEEVFAFYKPEINLLLLLGGGYFALLVVVSLFAYGKQFFLQKAANKIIQIMREDVFSHIQTLPIRYFDHLPAGKIVSRVTNDTEAIRDLYVTVLSTFVSSIIYIIGIFAALFLLDVKLAMLCLLIIPILIVWAILYRKYASVYNHKMRSRLSDINGTVNESIQGMPIIQAFRQERETKKEFEELNGDYFKYQNKILNLNAATSHNLVAVLRNIAFTGVIWYFGGASLSATGIVSLGILYAFVDYLTRLFSPITNMVNQLANLEQARVASERVFELLEEKGEEVAEERVPRLNGNVKFDNVSFSYNGKDEVLKNISFEAKKGETIALVGHTGSGKSSIMNVLFQFYEFQKGKLTIDGHDVKEMPKQALREHMGIVLQDPFLFSGTVASNVSLENPKISTARIVKALHDVGAERFANNINEEITEKGSTLSSGERQLISFARALAFDPAILILDEATSSIDTETEAMIQQALEVVKKGRTTFIIAHRLSTIKSADQIIVLDRGTILEKGSHDELMKKQGRYYEMYKTQVEGNQSA; encoded by the coding sequence ATGAGCGTTTCAAAAAGATTATTTCAATACGCGATGAAGGTAAAGGGGCCGATTTTCGCAGCGATGGCGATGCTATTTGTTTTTGTAATTGCAGAGCTCGCAGGTCCTTTCGTCGCAAAAACGATGATTGATGATCATATCGTTGGAATAGAGAGACCTTGGTATGAAACAGAAAAGAGTGAGGATACTGTTTCATATAATGGCGCCTTTTATAAGCGAAGCGATCGCTTTGAGAAGGGGGAGAAAAAGGGAAAAGAAGTACGCGTGATGCAAGTCGGTTTTCAGTACTACTTTATACCAAATAAAGTGAATCTTGAAGGGTCACGTTCTGTAAAAGATAATATGATTACCGTTCAAAGTGGTAAGGCAGTGCAAGTGTATAAAGCAAAACCATTAACGAAAGAAGAAGTATTTGCGTTTTATAAACCAGAAATAAATCTTTTATTACTTCTTGGCGGTGGTTATTTCGCTTTATTAGTAGTCGTATCATTATTTGCGTATGGGAAGCAGTTTTTCTTACAGAAGGCGGCGAACAAAATTATTCAAATTATGAGGGAAGACGTCTTTTCTCATATTCAAACGTTGCCAATTCGGTATTTCGATCATTTACCGGCAGGGAAAATTGTTTCTCGTGTAACGAATGATACAGAAGCGATTCGTGATTTATATGTAACGGTACTTTCGACATTCGTCTCTAGTATCATTTATATTATCGGGATTTTCGCTGCGCTATTTTTACTCGATGTAAAACTTGCGATGTTATGTTTACTCATTATCCCAATCTTAATTGTTTGGGCGATTCTTTATAGAAAGTATGCGTCTGTATACAATCACAAAATGCGTTCTCGTCTATCCGATATTAACGGAACGGTGAATGAATCGATTCAAGGGATGCCAATTATTCAAGCATTCCGTCAAGAACGTGAAACGAAAAAAGAGTTTGAAGAACTAAATGGCGATTATTTTAAATACCAAAATAAAATTTTAAATTTAAATGCAGCAACATCGCATAACTTGGTTGCCGTATTAAGAAATATCGCTTTTACAGGAGTGATTTGGTATTTCGGTGGTGCATCATTAAGCGCTACGGGTATTGTTTCTCTAGGAATACTGTATGCCTTCGTTGATTACTTGACGAGATTATTCTCGCCGATCACGAATATGGTGAACCAGCTTGCAAACTTAGAGCAAGCGCGCGTTGCTTCAGAGCGTGTCTTCGAATTGCTTGAGGAAAAAGGAGAGGAAGTAGCAGAAGAACGTGTTCCTCGCTTAAATGGAAATGTTAAATTTGATAATGTTTCATTTTCTTATAATGGAAAAGATGAAGTGTTAAAAAATATTTCGTTTGAAGCAAAAAAAGGAGAAACGATTGCACTCGTCGGGCATACAGGATCAGGGAAAAGTTCGATTATGAATGTACTCTTTCAATTTTATGAGTTTCAAAAAGGGAAGCTTACAATTGATGGCCATGATGTGAAAGAGATGCCAAAGCAAGCGCTTCGTGAACATATGGGAATTGTTTTGCAAGATCCATTTTTATTTAGCGGAACAGTTGCTTCAAATGTAAGCTTAGAAAATCCAAAGATTTCAACGGCTCGCATCGTAAAAGCATTACATGACGTTGGTGCTGAAAGGTTCGCGAACAATATAAATGAAGAAATTACGGAAAAAGGAAGTACGCTCTCAAGCGGAGAACGCCAGCTCATATCGTTCGCTAGGGCGCTCGCTTTTGATCCAGCTATTTTAATTTTAGATGAAGCGACTTCAAGTATCGATACAGAGACAGAAGCGATGATTCAACAGGCGTTGGAAGTTGTGAAAAAAGGGAGAACGACATTTATTATCGCCCATCGACTTTCAACGATTAAGAGCGCCGATCAAATTATTGTGCTTGATAGAGGAACGATTTTAGAAAAAGGATCTCACGATGAATTAATGAAAAAACAAGGGCGTTATTATGAAATGTATAAAACACAAGTAGAAGGAAACCAAAGTGCTTAA
- a CDS encoding amino acid ABC transporter substrate-binding protein, with the protein MKKLFSVLAVATLAVGIVAGCGKEEKKDTASQDALQKIKQSGELVIGTEGTYPPFTFHDSSNKLTGFDVELAEEVAKRLGVKPVFKETQWDSLLAGLDAKRFDMVANEVGIREDRQKKYDFSKPYISSSAVLVIAKDKDKPATFTDVKGLKAAQSLTSNYADIAKKNGAEIVSVEGFSQAAELLNTGRVDFTINDKLSVLNYLETKKDAKIKIVDTEKEASQSGFLFRKGSDKLVQEVDKALEDMKKDGTYDKITKKWFGENVSK; encoded by the coding sequence ATGAAAAAATTATTTTCAGTGCTTGCAGTAGCTACATTAGCAGTTGGAATTGTGGCTGGTTGCGGTAAAGAAGAGAAAAAAGATACAGCTAGTCAAGACGCATTACAAAAAATAAAACAAAGCGGTGAGCTTGTAATTGGTACAGAGGGTACATATCCACCGTTTACATTCCATGATTCAAGCAATAAATTAACTGGATTTGACGTTGAGTTAGCAGAAGAAGTTGCAAAACGTTTAGGTGTAAAACCAGTATTTAAAGAAACACAATGGGATAGCTTACTTGCAGGTTTAGATGCGAAACGCTTCGATATGGTTGCAAACGAAGTTGGAATTCGTGAAGACCGTCAAAAGAAATATGATTTCTCTAAACCGTATATTTCATCTTCAGCAGTTTTAGTTATTGCAAAAGATAAAGATAAGCCAGCTACATTTACTGATGTAAAAGGATTAAAAGCAGCTCAATCTTTAACAAGTAACTATGCGGATATTGCTAAGAAAAATGGCGCGGAAATCGTTAGCGTAGAAGGATTTAGCCAAGCGGCAGAATTACTGAATACGGGCCGCGTTGATTTCACGATCAATGACAAATTATCAGTATTAAACTATTTAGAAACGAAAAAAGATGCAAAAATTAAAATTGTAGATACAGAAAAAGAAGCATCACAAAGTGGCTTCTTATTCCGTAAAGGTAGCGATAAGCTTGTACAAGAAGTAGATAAAGCGTTAGAAGACATGAAAAAAGATGGTACGTATGACAAAATAACGAAAAAATGGTTCGGTGAAAATGTATCTAAGTAG
- a CDS encoding amino acid ABC transporter permease, which translates to MYLSSALISDRLSTWIDIMQTSFTPMLKEAIFTTIPLTLTTFIIGIILATLTALARISNSRILQWIARIYVSIIRGTPLLVQLFIIFYGLPTLKIEIEPYTAAVIGFSLNVGAYASEIIRASILSIPKGQWEAAYTIGMTYPQALKRIILPQATRVSIPPLSNTFISLVKDTSLASLILVTEMFRKAQEIAAMNYEFLIVYFEAGLIYWVICFLLSIVQQILEKRAERYTLK; encoded by the coding sequence ATGTATCTAAGTAGTGCATTGATTTCAGATCGATTATCTACATGGATAGATATTATGCAAACTTCCTTCACGCCTATGCTGAAGGAAGCCATTTTTACGACAATTCCATTAACGCTTACTACATTTATCATTGGTATTATACTTGCGACGTTAACAGCGCTTGCGCGCATTTCAAATAGCCGCATTTTACAATGGATTGCTCGTATCTATGTATCTATCATTCGCGGGACGCCACTTCTTGTACAATTATTTATTATTTTCTATGGTCTTCCAACTCTTAAAATTGAGATTGAGCCATATACAGCAGCTGTAATTGGATTTTCATTAAACGTCGGTGCGTATGCATCTGAAATTATTCGTGCTTCGATTCTTTCTATACCGAAAGGACAGTGGGAAGCAGCTTATACAATTGGGATGACATATCCACAAGCATTAAAACGCATTATTTTACCGCAAGCAACGCGCGTGTCAATTCCGCCTCTTTCGAACACATTTATTAGCTTAGTGAAGGATACTTCATTAGCATCGTTAATTTTAGTAACAGAAATGTTCCGAAAAGCACAGGAAATCGCGGCGATGAACTATGAGTTTTTAATTGTTTATTTCGAAGCAGGACTTATTTATTGGGTCATTTGTTTCTTATTATCTATCGTGCAGCAAATATTAGAAAAACGTGCAGAACGTTACACTCTAAAATAA